A genomic window from Archocentrus centrarchus isolate MPI-CPG fArcCen1 chromosome 2, fArcCen1, whole genome shotgun sequence includes:
- the LOC115796476 gene encoding E3 ubiquitin-protein ligase TRIM21-like: MSAASCLLSEDQFMCSICLDVFTDPVTTPCGHNFCKTCITQYWDDKFPYRCPLCKKEFYTRPELHINTFISEMVAQFRREAQQKASSSSSEQQAAKPGEVPCDVCTGTKLKALKSCLVCLTSYCHTHLEPHLTMKGLKRHQLTDPEENLEGRMCMKHDKPLELFCKTDQTCVCVLCSVVDHKTHEFVPLREEYEGKKAELGKTEAEIQQMIQKRRLKIEEIKESVKMSKDAADREKAEGVQVFTALKKSVDRGLNELIKQIKDKQETTKKQAEGFIKDLEQEISELMKRSSEVEQLSRSKDHLHLLQSFSSLKDAPPTKDWTEVSIHPPSYEGTVVRAVMRAVDQLKETLRKDMKKLFEADLKRVQQYAVDVTLDPDTANPYLILSDDGKQVHFGDEKKNLPDNPERFSEHALVLGNQSFFSGRFYFEVQVKEKTGWALGVVGESVNRKEVITGSTENGYWTVVVYENICEASDDPPVRLSLQSDPEKVGVFVDYEEGLVSFYDVGDAALIYSFTGCSFTEKLHPFFCPGVNDGGKNAAPLIICPINQSV; encoded by the coding sequence ATGTCTGCTGCCAGCTGTCTTCTATCTGAAGATCAGTTTATGTGCTCCATCTGTCTGGATGTGTTCACTGATCCAGTCACCACACCATGTGGACACAACTTCTGCAAAACATGCATCACTCAGTACTGGGACGATAAATTTCCATACAGGTGTCCTCTGTGTAAGAAGGAGTTCTACACCAGACCTGAGCTGCACATCAACACTTTCATCTCTGAGATGGTTGCTCAGTTCAGACGTGAAGCTCAGCagaaagccagcagcagcagctcagagcaacAAGCTGCCAAACCAGGAGAAGTTCCCTGTGACGTCTGCACTGGAACCAAACTGAAGGCCCTgaagtcctgcctggtgtgtctgACCTCCTACTGTCACACTCACCTGGAGCCTCATCTGACAATGAAAGGTCTGAAAAGACATCAGCTGACTGATCCTGAGGAGAACCTGGAAGGCAGGATGTGTATGAAGCACGATAAACCTCTGGAGCTGTTCTGTAAGACCGACCagacatgtgtctgtgtgctctgCTCTGTTGTAGACCACAAGACTCATGAGTTTGTTCCTCtgagagaagaatatgaaggaAAGAAGGCAGAACTGGGGAAGACTGAGGCTGAAATTCAACAGATGATCCAGAAGAGACGACTGAAGATTGAGGAGATCAAAGAGTCGGTGAAGATGAGTAAagatgctgcagacagagagaaagcagaaggTGTTCAGGTCTTCACTGCTCTGAAGAAGTCTGTTGACAGAGGCCTGAACGAGCTCATAAAGCAGatcaaagacaaacaggaaacaacaaagaaacaggctgaaggtttcatcaaagatctggaacaggaaatctctgagctgatgaagagaagctctgaggtggagcagctctcacGCTCTAaagaccacctccacctcctccagagCTTCTCATCTCTGAAAGATGCTCCACCCACCAAGGACTGGACAGAGGTCAGTATCCACCCACCATCATATGAGGGGACTGTGGTGAGAGCTGTGATGAGAGctgtggatcagctgaaggagaCACTCAGGAAAGACATGAAGAAGCTGTTTGAGGCTGATCTGAAGAGGGTCCAGCAGTATGCAGTGGATGTGACTCTTGATCCTGATACAGCAAATCCTTATCTCATCCTGTCTGATGATGGAAAACAAGTTCACTTTGGTGATGAGAAGAAGAATCTTCCAGACAACCCAGAGAGATTTTCTGAACATGCTCTTGTTTTAGGAAATCAGAGTTTCTTTTCAGGCAGATTTTACTTTGAGGTTCAGGTTAAAGAAAAGACCGGCTGGGCTTTAGGAGTTGTCGGAGAGTCAGTCAACAGGAAGGAGGTCATCACAGGGAGTACTGAGAATGGTTACTGGACTGTAGTGGTATATGAAAATATTTGTGAAGCTTCTGATGATCCTCCAGTCCGTCTCTCTCTTCAGTCTGATCCTGAGAAGGTGGGGGTGTTTGTGGATTATGAGGAGGGTCTGGTCTCCTTTTATGATGTAGGTGATGCAGCTCTTATCTACTCCTTTACTGGCTGCTCCTTCACTGAGAAACTCCACCCATTCTTCTGTCCTGGAGTTAATGATGGTGGTAAAAACGCTGCACCTCTGATCATCTGTCCTATCAATCAATCAGTCTGA
- the LOC115796467 gene encoding E3 ubiquitin-protein ligase TRIM21-like, translating to MSAASCLLSEDQFLCSICLDVFTDPVTTPCGHNFCKTCITQHWDITERYQCPICKKVIETRPELHINTFISEMVAQFRHEARQKASSSSSEQQAAKPGEVPCDVCTGTKLKALKSCLVCLTSYCHTHLEPHLTASRLKRHQLIDPEENLEGRMCMKHDKPLELFCKTDQTCVCVLCSVVDHKTHEFVPLTEEYEGKKAELGKTEAEIQQMIKKRRLKIEEIKESVKMSKDAADREKAEGVQVFTALKKSVDRGLNELIKQIEDKQETTEKQAEGFIKDLDQEISELMKRSSEVEQLSRSKDHLHLLQSFSSLKDAPPTKDWTEVSIRPSVYEGTVVKAVMRAVDQLKETLRKDMKKLFEAELKRIQQYAVDVTLDPDTANPQLILSDDGKQVHCGDEKKSLPDNPERFSKRLGVLGNQSFASGRFYFEVQVKEKTKWFLGVATESLNRKERITRSPENGYWTVAGNENICEASDDPPVRLSLQSDPEKVGVFVDYEEGLVSFYDVGDAALIYSFTGCSFTEKLHPFFCPGFNAGGKNSAPLIICPINQSV from the coding sequence ATGTCTGCTGCCAGCTGTCTTCTATCTGAAGATCAGTTTCTGTGCTCCATCTGTCTGGATGTGTTCACTGATCCAGTCACCACACCATGTGGACACAACTTCTGCAAAACATGCATCACTCAGCACTGGGATATCACTGAGAGGTACCAGTGTCCCATCTGCAAAAAGGTGATTGAGACCAGACCTGAGCTGCACATCAACACTTTCATCTCTGAGATGGTTGCTCAGTTCAGACATGAAGCTCGGCagaaagccagcagcagcagctcagagcaacAAGCTGCCAAACCAGGAGAAGTTCCCTGTGACGTCTGCACTGGAACCAAACTGAAGGCCCTgaagtcctgcctggtgtgtctgACCTCCTACTGTCACACTCACCTGGAACCTCATCTGACAGCTTCACGTCTGAAAAGACATCAGCTGATTGATCCTGAGGAGAACCTGGAAGGCAGGATGTGCATGAAGCACGATAAACCTCTGGAGCTGTTCTGTAAGACTGACCagacatgtgtctgtgtgctctgCTCTGTTGTAGACCACAAGACTCATGAGTTTGTTCCTCTGACAGAAGAATATGAAGGAAAGAAGGCAGAACTGGGGAAGACTGAGGCTGAAATTCAACAAATGATCAAGAAGAGACGACTGAAGATTGAGGAGATCAAAGAGTCGGTGAAGATGAGTAAagatgctgcagacagagagaaagcagaaggTGTTCAGGTCTTCACTGCTCTGAAGAAGTCTGTTGACAGAGGCCTGAACGAGCTCATAAAGCAGATTgaagacaaacaggaaacaacagagaaacaggctgaaggtttcatcaaagatctggaccaggaaatctctgagctgatgaagagaagctctgaggtggagcagctctcacGCTCTAaagaccacctccacctcctccagagCTTCTCATCCCTGAAAGATGCTCCACCCACCAAGGACTGGACAGAGGTCAGTATCCGCCCATCAGTATATGAGGGGACTGTGGTGAAAGCTGTGATGAGAGctgtggatcagctgaaggagaCACTCAGGAAAGACATGAAGAAGCTGTttgaggctgagctgaagaggatCCAGCAGTATGCAGTGGATGTGACTCTTGATCCTGATACAGCAAATCCTCAACTCATCCTGTCTGATGATGGAAAACAAGTTCACTGTGGTGATGAGAAGAAGAGTCTTCCAGACAACCCAGAGAGATTTTCTAAACGTCTTGGTGTTTTAGGAAATCAGAGTTTCGCTTCAGGCAGATTTTACTTTGAGGTTCAGGTTAAAGAAAAGACTAAATGGTTTTTAGGAGTGGCCACAGAGTCACTCAACAGGAAGGAACGCATCACACGCAGTCCTGAGAATGGTTACTGGACTGTAGcaggaaatgaaaatatttgtgaaGCTTCTGATGATCCTCCAGTTCGTCTCTCTCTTCAGTCTGATCCTGAGAAGGTGGGGGTGTTTGTGGATTATGAGGAGGGTCTGGTCTCCTTTTATGATGTAGGTGATGCAGCTCTTATCTACTCCTTTACTGGCTGCTCCTTCACTGAGAAACTCCACCCATTCTTCTGTCCTGGTTTTAATGCTGGTGGTAAAAACTCTGCACCTCTGATCATCTGTCCTATCAATCAGTCAGTCTGA